The following DNA comes from Xiphophorus hellerii strain 12219 chromosome 5, Xiphophorus_hellerii-4.1, whole genome shotgun sequence.
CATacttgatgatgatgatcacaACCATGACGTGGAAGAGGACAAAGAAGATCAGGGCTGATTTATGAGTGACTGTGGCAAATCCGGTGCCCAGCAGTGGGATCGGATTAAGGAAAGAATATGgatttaaatatgaaatctAAACTAAagataattgaaatattttcttgtaaaaagTGAGGGAAAGCCCTGCAGGCAGCACTTTGTAAAGGATATCTTGCCATTGGTTGACAACAGTGAGCTCCAACAGCAGGATAAAGGAGGAAACCacattattgaaattatttttgcagtagTTGAGTTGTGCAAACGTGCTGCCTTTCAGTAACAAGTTTCCACAGTATGCCTTCTCAGGGTTACTGATGTCTTCGTAGaacttcactttgtttttgaaCAACTCCATCCCCACCATGGCAAAGATGTAATACACCacctgaggaaaaacaaaacaaaaacagcttaaagCCTCATGTTCAAACATGTACAATTTAGCCTAAAATGTCTTTACAAATAACAGATTAGTGTCAAATAGTTAGATCAAGGGTTGCCTAATCATTATAAACTGTTTTAACTTTGGAGAACAAAGAGTCTTTATGGTGTTGACCCTTTGCaaggcgccatgatggacgtcggaAGTGAAGGACGGGAGTTTTGAACACAacgactgaaattgttttccaaacttgtttttgccagtttattcgTGGCTTCTTCTAGTTCGAGTCGAGCCAATTTGTCTGTGAATGCAACACACCATGTTAGGACTCATAGACGGCAgtattaaatattatatatttatattatattaaatagctagcttagaaaccgacccttACCTCCTCTCACCTGACGTGTTGAACAAATTACCGACTTTATTTAATTCACATCACATGATTTATATCAATGTGTCATAAACGATGTTTCCCCTTACACTGGAGCAGcattaaaaacgtacaaaagacgagatgctaataagtttttttccatacatgctaggctacatgacggtgcggcactgtctccatggttactaacGGTTAGACACGTACCTTCTCCATAAAGCAATATTTGATGtctttctaatcatacttaCTTATAAAGTATATCAACGTTAGTCGTTTTACTTTCCCTGCAAATTCGTGATTACACCGACGGCTGACAGTCATGATTATTAACAGCTGCCAGTCGTTATGATTAACGGCTGCTATCCATCGCCGTAgcatctttcctcattaaaagtcagaaaataaaattacatcttAGGTTTCTATCCTTGTCCGTTTAATGCGGCCAACCGCGTAGCATCCtgtgaccatttttaaagtgaaatcaactaaatagaAGCGAACATGTGTACAGTCATGgccaaatgttttgagaatgattcaaatgttaatatttacaaagtctactgcttcagtttttataacgGCAATTTGCATATACTCCAGAATGTTATAAAGAGTGATCAGCGTAACAGCAATTAATTGCAAAGTCAATATTTGCCTAGAAAATGAACTTTATCccccaaaacacatttcaacttcATTGCAGCCCTGCCTTAAAAGGACCAGCTAACATTGTTTCAGTGATTGCTCCATTAACACAGGTGTGGGTGGTGATGAGGACAGGGCTGGAGATCAATCTGTCATGATTAAGTAAGAATGACACCActggacactttaaaaagagGCTGGTGCTTGGCAtcattgtttctcttctgtgaaCCATGGTTACCTCGAAAGAAACACGTGCAGTCATCATTGCACTGCACAAAAATGGCCTAACAGGAAAGAAAATCGCAGCTATAAAGATTGCACCTCAGTCAACAATCTATCGCATCATCAAGAACTTCAAGGAGAGAGGATCCATTGTTGCCAAAAAGGCTCCAGGGTGCCCAAGAAAGACCAGCAAGCGCCAGGACCGTCTCTtaaaagtgtttcagctgcGGGATCGGGCTACCAGCAGTGCAGAGCTTGCTCAGGAATGGCAGCAGGCAGGTGTGAGTGCATCTGCACGCACTGTGAGGCGGAGACTCTTGGAGCAAGGCCTGGTCTCAAGGAGGGCAGCAAAGAAGCCACTTCTCTCCAGGAAAAACATCAGGGACAGACTGATATTCTGCAAAAGGTACAGGGAGTGGACTGCTGAGGACTGGGgtaaagtcattttctctgatGAATCCCCTTTCCGATTGTTTGGGACATCTGGAAAACAGCTTGTTCGGAGAAGACGAGGTGAGCGCTACCACCAGTCTTGTCTCATGCCAACTGTAAAGCATCCTGAAACCATTCATGTGTGGGGTTGCTTCTCAGCCAAGGGAGTCGGCTCTCTCACAGTCTTACCTAAAAACACAGCCATGAATAAAGAATGGTACCAGAATGTCCTCCGAGAGCAACTTCTCCCAACTGTCCAAGAGCAGTTTGGTGATGAATAATGCCTTTTCCAGCATGATGGAGCACCTTGCCATAAAGCAAAGGTGATATCTAACTGGCTCAGGGAACAAAACATAGAGATTTTGGGTCCATGGCCTGGAAACTCCCCTGATCTTAATCCCATTGAAAACTTGTGGTCAATCATCAAGAGACGGGTGGACAAACGAAAACCTAGGAATTCTGACAAAATGCAAGCATTGATTGTGCAAGAATGGACTGCTATCAGTCAGGATTTGGTCCAGAAATTGAGAGCATGCCAGGGAGAATTGCAGAGCTCCTGAAAAAGAGGGGTCAGCACTGCAAATATTGACTTGCTGCATTAACTTATTCTAACtgtcattaaaagcttttgttactCATAATATGATTGCaattgtatttctgtatgtGATGACAACATCTGACATACACACATGGaaaccagagggcagcagatcatgtgaaaatataatatttgtgtcattctcAATACTTTTGGCCATGACTGTAGGTAGGTTACATGTAGGTAACCTACCTACATGTAGGTAGCTTAAAAGGAGGGCATTGGTTGTTTTCACGTCCGtcataatgtaaacaaaatggaggcctcagattttagcggttgtagattttctttttggcttttgCTCAAAGCTataagccatttctcctgctagcgctaggctagcaaatttgttttgattgtatttacccagaatgccttgcactgtagttcacttcctgattttggagcggtctctggtccgaTTGATGTACACAAGCTGTTCTGTCTGCAGCTACAATACATAATGTAATGCTACATTCACATATGGGCTAGCATCGTCTGCTGttagcaaaataacaaaacaacaaacaaacactgaaacaaaataacaaacactgaaacaaaataaacactgaaacaaaataaacactgaaacatttctgctgatatAATTACAAACGGAaattaatggagaaaaactaTATATAATAAGAACGACATTGTACCTTTAAaaagctaatgaaaacaaactgaaaatatagattacaactttctttattttaactgacagccatcttggtatgcagttgctatgacaacaataaacaagacaCAACAATACTAGTACAACTATTGCTTATTTACAATGTTTGAGTCTTAAGcctgataataaaaacaaggcTTAATCAATCCGACccaactttcaacaagatttagaaatcaatagttatagtttttatcttttactttttcatgtagttataaataaataaccacaaaaatcaacagatccccacattttttctgagtttatcaaaactttttctcaaaattggccaaaaacatttGGTGACCGCTGTCTCAGCCTtgcttgatgtcaagttatagtgcATGACCGATAGAGtgattaataaaagaaaacatttaacatcatgTATTAGCTCAAATATcgtaaaaattccttacaaatatttctaaattagcaccacaaaatctgtgatgattgcagaaaaccacaaaaacaatcctggatggactgattagtgtgaaaagatgttcaatattatgttgttttaagaattactgaatgctgaaacacctatatattgatattttaacaactgAATTGGTTTTTATCAGTACGATCTGGCGCAACAGGCCTGtatgaacattcagattttggcccaaaatggaaatgagtttgATGCCCTGATATTTGGGATAAAAACGAGTGAatcatggactattttgaatgtaaacaagaataaagagtgagatatttggtggtggaatgatgtcacaccaccagcaaaggaagactctgtgatgtcactggcggtgcagtctgtgatgtcatcaactgcagaattgtatgcaacacaattctgcatatttttcattgcttgcaatatcactgaccagttcagacgtGCGCAAAGCTCTTTAAGGTAGTTTACCGATCGACAACTTTAGTGATTGTATTTAggagaaaatgtctcattataCGCCGAGATACCGCAGTGGAACGATGGGACCCCACGCGAGAAGGGGAGGCCAGCAAAACCCCCAAGGCAGGTTCCCTCCTGCACACCCGAGAATCTTTCATGGGGAAGTCCAAGAACTCAGCTACGCCCTGGAAATGGAGAGAGCCGGGAGGGTTGAAGACAACCAGAAACTGGCCCACCTGGAGGCCGAGCTGGAAGAGACGAAACTCCAGTTAAAGAAGCAGAAAGCTCTCAAAGAAACATTGATCAACCAGGCCAAGGAGGCAAAGAGGGAACTTGAGAGACTAGAGAAGTTCAGCGATCCAGCAGTCCTTAACGCTGCGGTCATTGCTTCTAAGGTTCACAACGATGTGAAgtacatgaagaagaagaacttgcAAGAAGACTTTGAGGAGTTAAAGGTGGCCCACCTCCTCAGCCGGGAAGCGTTTGTAGCTGAAATACAagctgagagaaagaaaagtctGGCCCTCCAAGAAGAACTGAACCAACTCCAGACTTCATACGAGGAGCTGCGTTCCCAGTATGAAGCAGATGATGCTCTGCTGAGGCAGGAGGCCGAGACACAAAAGTATGATGAAGCCAGGCTCAGTGAGGAACAACGGCTGTTGGAGAACTTGAGAGCTGAAAAGGATGAAATGTATCAAGAAATGTCCCAAAAGATCACATTCCTGCAAGGCAGCGAGAAACTTCTGCAGGAGGAATTAACTCAGCTCAAATGTTCATACAATGAGCTCAATTGTAAATACGAAAGGGATGTTTCTGGATTGAAGCAAGACATGGATAGATATCAGGAGGAAGTGAGACATGCGACAGATGCCAACATAGAAAGAGACAACGAGAATCTGCAGCTCATCAACAAGCTGAGAGCTGAAAAGGAGGAGCTCCTCCaaaaaatgtcaggagaaatcgagacataccagcatcaggtagagcaggagagaaaagctcacctggagaaaacagaggaggacaagaagcttctagacaatatgagagctgagaaggaggagctcctccacaaaatgtcaggagaaatcTCAATTCGGCAAAAGAGGGAGAAGCAAATGCTGCATGAGCTGGACCAGATTCACGCTCTCTACGAGGAGCTAAAATGTAGATATGAAAGAGACATTATGGACATACAGCAGCAGGTTGAGACATACGAACAGAAGGTAAAGCAGGAGGAAGCTGCtctttcaaagaaagaaaagaaagaaaagcttatCCAAGAGAGAAAACATTCTGCGCTGAAACACCAAGTTGAAAAACTTCAGCAtcaggtagagcaggagagaacAGCTCACctgaagaaaacagaggagaacaagaagcttctagacaatatgagagctgagaaggaggagctcctcctaaaaatgtcaggagaaatcgagacataccagcatcaggtagagcaggagagaaaatctcacctggagaaaacagaggaggacaagaagcttctagacaatatgagagctgagaaggaggagctcctccacaaaatgtcaggagaaatcTCAATTCggcaaaagagagagaagcaaaTGCTGCATGAACTGGACCAGATTCACACTCTCTACGAGGAGCTAAAATGTAGATATGAAAGAGACATTATGGACATACAGCAGCAGGTTGAGACATACGAACAGAAGATTTACAACAATGATTTACAAAGAGAAAGAGACGATCTACTGCTGGCCGACAGTCTCAGAGCCGAGGAAGAAGGTTTCCAACAACAACCCATCACGGTTTCccaagagaaagaagaagatgatTCACAGAACCAAGTTAAAGTCCTAAATCAAGAGGTTTCTTCAGAGGAGGATCTCGCAGGAGAACCTTTACCAGGTTCTTCCACTGATCCAGAATCCTCAGAAGAGACCGAGGTTGCTGGAGAAACCATCCTGGAGGATTTGGACAATCCAGatggtgaaaagaaaatttcattttggaagAAGGTACGAAACTTTCTGCGATGTAAGAAgcccaaaaagaaacaaacgaGTAAAGACAATCAAGATCATGTCTAAAGttcttgattttgatatttagagaaggagaaagacgtgCAGGAGACGAACCGAGGACTGGAATCAAACGCATGGAGGATGTAGCCTCTGTGAACGGGGCGCCATGCCACGCTCCGTcaagaccaaatttaaaaagttttccccccattgacaaactagaaaatagatcccttcccaacccaattggaaaaaacgtgggcagcacggtggtgcagcggttagcgctgcgtcttcacagacaccatctgtgtggagtttgcatgttctccccgtgtttgcgtgggttttctccgggtgctccggtttccccccacatctcctaaaacatgtcggtcaggtcagttggtcactgcaaattgcccccaaagatttgaagaaaccccaaacacatgtgcagctttattgttaaactttaaaattaattgaattagccGTACGTTAGCCCTTTTCCCTTCGCTGCTTTAGCGCCGCAACAACACTGGGctcaatttttatagcaacgaattgatttaagaattaaaatgtcttcttttaatagtaatgatttctgtttattttcactgtatttgtgcttttatggtttgtcctttagtttatcttttctactcactttttatattaaattgcactgaattgtagctcattaaactgtttaaacctgtattttaaagaagactAGCAAAAGGATCACGCAGTGGCTGTTTTAGTgcgactgtggctcagtgggtagagtggtcgtcttgtgaccagaaggttgtaagttcgattccagcttcctcagcCACATGTTGAGCTGCCCCGGGGCGGGGCACTTAGCGGCAAGTTGCCCTCAGACCTGCATGTTGGtgtgaatgtgactgtagtgtgaagcgctttgagtggtcaacatgACTAGCAAGGCACGacacaagttcagtccattcacctgtttttctttgataaatcctgtttttctttttataccaaacataaaaaagctgatttaacagGTTTGGACTTCTTCAGGTTCCAGGATGTTAAATGAAGATTAGAGTTTAATCTGTACATAGTAATAGATGataattgtaatcataatttaatactcCGGACCCTGAAGAAGCCCAAACTTgttttatctggtttgtttgttataagaaaaaaacaggttttatcaaaaataaaagttactgtggGATCTTTCagttagtctttatttagaaatacagattcaAGATAATATTagaaacttaacaaaaaagtgcaatttaacatgaaaagctgtagaaaaggtaaaaagaagaacaatccatgaaagtatgaaaacagaGAACTTAATCAGAAATCATTTCCACTACAGGAAGAAATCGATTCTTAGatgaatattttgtaataaatatgaagcttttgtgttgttgagcttatgttctgtctgtttgtataaaagagaaggaaaaggggctaagaaatgaataattcagttatttttttaactggatTTAtagtaaaactgtaaattatgttttgtttaggacGTTACTTCTAGGTTTTGTTTGTCAACCTGGGTTTAATTCCCAGTCCTGGGGAATCTGctgcatgtcatttccttctctctcctcccaatTTCCTGTTCAGCCTGTTAAATAACggcctaaaaaactttattagagcctaaaaatcttttttttaaaactacaaagatACATTTCACCTCACAACTGGACCCAAGGTCAGAATTTGCTTCCCACCACATTGAGTTCGTTTCCTCatcttaaaaaacaactttcttcctctctctctcattttctctctgtcttacATAATTTACAGGTTActtcatatttacacacacacacacacacacacacacccacacacccacacacacacacgcacgcgcacacacacaaacacacacacacacacacgcacgcgcacacacacatacacacacacacctacacacaaacacccacgcgcacacacacgcacacacacacgcacacccacacacacacacacacacacacccacacccacacacacacccacacacacacacacacatttacacatcccctccatgggctgccaccttatcgtggtgggggggtttgagtgtcccagtgatcctaggagTCTTGCTGTCGGGGCTTCATGCCTCTGGTAGGGCCACCCAATGCAGACAGGTCCAAGGTGAGGAACCAGACCAAGTGCAGTCCAAAGATCCCTTATGATGAAAACGACCATTGGAAACAGTGGTTCTGCTCGCCCGTACATGAGGTCCCaccctggagccaggcctggggGTGGGGCACGTTGGGGAgcccctggtggccgggctttaacCCACAGAGCCCGGCTGGGCTCAGCCCGAAAAGAACTGATgtgttccggctagaaatagtcggactcggggcgtgctgtggtggcgcagggggttagcacgcacCACGTTTGGAGGCATTAGTCCTCGAaacggacgtcgcgggttcgacgaCCTTTgccccctctcctcgccctccttcctgtctgcctgctgtcagaaaaatacgagccactagcgccgcaaaaactcttcgggtTGGATGTTTTCCCACCCTGGAGTTGCCCCTTGTGAGAGGCGCTGGGCAGGAGTGGGCTGACTTGTTACCTCCCGTCTTGGTGCGTTGGGGTGAACAAGAGGACAGCCTCTCCCTCTACCTACGGGTTTGGGTCGGGTTCTGACTGTTTACCCAGCCTTTTTAAGTCCTtggagggggtactggagagtgcccctcctgggaACTGCCTTGTTATCCTGGAGGGGTTTTCTCCGCAGGGTCTCTGGGCTCCCTTAGAGAAAGGGTGAGAAGCCCAGAAATCCAGGAGTCATTGATGTTTATACATatatccagggtttcccccagcgCATCTGCTGGTGTCGGCCAGCGGGTGACCCGTCACTTATTCAGTTGGCGAAACctcaaaaaagcaaataaaccggcgacccgccagaaccgcaCACTGTAAGAAGCTCAGGCGGGatcttagaactacgggaggttcaaactccactcattcatgtttagcttacagaaaaacGCCAACccgtgaaataaacaaaagcaaactgaccaatcagatttaggCTTTGTGCCCCACCTCACCCCCACAGACTCTACACAGCTGTGTGTACAATATCTTTGGacacaaaatatctttttttctccacaattttgttaatagtaaagagggttagataataaaacaagaactattcttttctttttttattcaaaggaaaatctcaaggtACTCAGTTTGTCCAGCCatgcagctgcagcaccaaTCCAGGCTCTCAGTCACTGGTGGGAAATTTATCATCacacagaaaatctccaaatgagaatcaaacttaaaactctgaaccaagaacttctgatcacaatatagcaattaaccatatctgccatggtaaattattactgataactactgtgagtagtccctaacattaatatgatcaggcagcatgtaatcatatatacatacagtatatatattattgttataaaggctgagccaagaacatttatgtctgtatcaataagtagcccttcgtgttactctggaccagtgaagtagctcccagtctgaAAAAGGTCGGTGACCCCTGTTTTAGACATTTCAAACCCAGAAATTGTCAacgtttttttttgctgttgcttttgggggtttttaaagattttttttaggttaatctgaaaatttcagagtttttctaatttgttttagacttttgaaactcagaaatgttaaagtttttttctacaaatttttTGAgattaagttaatatttttttagctttttaatggcaatttactccttttttgttCTAACACACTCTTGTATATACTACGGCTTATTCCTGCTAGACAGAGTCTGCCaggaatgctaaagctagttagcatggcagATAACAGTTTTTCCTGAAACTGTAAGTTGTTCCTCCTCCATTAATACACTAAGCAGTGTACAggagcttgattgacagcacttTGACCctccttctggttctgattggctgtttttgaccAGCTCATGCCCACTTTGTGaccatttcttcagatggcaatagcaGCACTGGAAGGAGCTGAAGCAGATCGATTTTTTCACTCTTTATCTGTTTCACTCTAAACTATCCTCTTCATGAGATTGCTTTGGGAAAatagagtgtcttcagtcagaggcttcttcaaatttgctgCAATGCAGACCGCTACAAGAAATCTTTCCTGCCAAAAGTCATCACtgtctacaataactctttgaagaatttgaattaatattagttacaaaaaacatgtaatttccttttggaatcaattaagtatttttgaatttgaatgaacAAGTATGTAAAAACCATATTGACAGTATATTTAAAGGGATTTTAATCAGcatgttatttctgtttaaggGTTGGAAACAACTCCGTTCATGTGGAGGATGTCAACTTTTccacacaaaataaatcaagctaaatactttgttttaaatgtagaaaacttACCTGCAAACGTGAAGATCACTTCTTCTCCTCTCTTTGCTGAAGAAACCTTACACTCGGCATCGCAAGCTGACACTGGCGGCGGCAGCCTCTCCCTTACAAACAGGTAACATAATAATGTGATTCACTGAATGCTTGGTTGTTCTACGTTTTAAAATGAGAAGCCACGTCAAagctggttgttttttttcccatttaaaa
Coding sequences within:
- the LOC116720791 gene encoding trichohyalin-like, with protein sequence MGPHARRGGQQNPQGRFPPAHPRIFHGEVQELSYALEMERAGRVEDNQKLAHLEAELEETKLQLKKQKALKETLINQAKEAKRELERLEKFSDPAVLNAAVIASKVHNDVKYMKKKNLQEDFEELKVAHLLSREAFVAEIQAERKKSLALQEELNQLQTSYEELRSQYEADDALLRQEAETQKYDEARLSEEQRLLENLRAEKDEMYQEMSQKITFLQGSEKLLQEELTQLKCSYNELNCKYERDVSGLKQDMDRYQEEVRHATDANIERDNENLQLINKLRAEKEELLQKMSGEIETYQHQVEQERKAHLEKTEEDKKLLDNMRAEKEELLHKMSGEISIRQKREKQMLHELDQIHALYEELKCRYERDIMDIQQQVETYEQKIYNNDLQRERDDLLLADSLRAEEEGFQQQPITVSQEKEEDDSQNQVKVLNQEVSSEEDLAGEPLPGSSTDPESSEETEVAGETILEDLDNPDEKEKDVQETNRGLESNAWRM